A section of the Xiphias gladius isolate SHS-SW01 ecotype Sanya breed wild chromosome 10, ASM1685928v1, whole genome shotgun sequence genome encodes:
- the impg1b gene encoding interphotoreceptor matrix proteoglycan 1 isoform X2, which translates to MLHVFEKVPGFKEIRVLGFRSEDVSVRYAVVFNGETELSDDLEETETDEDVNTPKLKHIIVKALNEDPSLPLDIQTLSFKAVTTIHPVAELGMNSVENTVYEDNTAKAPTVDSSPTQSFFPTVAVKENSLEASTIKPETHTFVPFIPNILPEATSAISDESPLMEAVEEESTQDPPEEAGEIIALDKILEATTEPEKEEAEPEVEEMPPTEQDDRVDGVNEENPELQNWDLPPATSDSQPEEVMSGKPGEVNLDVPESTDATVMEVSVIEATVPVSTLSSHEDTIQGIEPETDAEPLPSPAESGEAPEDGDESSGRHSGTTPVSMDLPAENSNIQEGVGASQNGMEVEVTELLEEEIGSGFPSESERPYESSPAPAMRQASTPLMTAVDKSKELVVFFSLRVTNMMFSDDLFNKTSPEYKSLENTFLELLLPYLQSNLTGFKQLEILNFRNGSVVVNSRMKLDKPVPYNVTEAVHCVLEDFCNAASKRLDIEIDSRSLEVEPADQADPCKFLACNDFSRCVVNSWTNEAECLCDPGYSTVDGLPCQSTCTLQPTYCLNGGLCEIIPGHGATCRCPVGKYWHYHGERCNELVSMPLDPPLIITCLVGSLCLVCAVIGILILINKKCLKTRKAVTLVHTLAPYAFENTLRVNPVFENDDGVLTQVSTLPCPSSSASSQSQQSEQEHFASIENIHLSIEIPRQLYTTRSEKLISEMVDFHHCIPHNETWRLPNEYRTRCLLRASDNECFEVTVL; encoded by the exons ATGCTTCATGTGTTTGAAAAAGTTCCAGGATTCAAAGAAATTCGTGTTCTGGGGTTTCG CTCCGAGGATGTGTCTGTGCGCTACGCTGTGGTCTTtaatggagagacagagctcAGTGATGATCTTGAGGAGACGGAGACAGATGAGGATGTAAATACTCCTAAACTGAAGCACATCATTGTAAAGGCCTTAAATGAGGATCCATCACTGCCGCTGGACATACAGACACTCAGCTTTAAGGCTG TAACCACAATTCATCCAGTTGCTGAGCTCGGAATGAACTCTGTTGAGAACACAGTATATGAGGACAACACTGCAAAGGCCCCGACAGTGGACAGCTCTCCCACTCAAAGTTTCTTCCCCACTGTGGCAGTTAAAGAAAACTCTCTGGAAGCTTCTACAATCaaaccagaaacacacacctttgtGCCTTTCATCCCAAACATCCTCCCAGAAGCCACTTCTGCCATCAGTGATGAGTCTCCTTTGATGGAAGCAGTAGAAGAGGAATCCACGCAAGATCCTCCTGAAGAGGCCGGTGAAATTATAGCTCTAGACAAAATACTAGAAGCTACCACAGAGCCggaaaaggaggaggcagagccAGAGGTAGAGGAAATGCCACCAACTGAACAAGACGACAGAG TTGATGGGGTCAATGAGGAAAATCCAGAGCTACAGAATTGGGATCTTCCCCCAGCAACTTCAGACTCCCAACCTGAAGAAGTGATGAGTGGTAAACCTGGTGAAGTTAACCTTGATGTACCGGAGTCTACAGATGCTACAGTAATGGAAGTATCTGTCATAGAAGCCACAGTTCCAGTCTCCACACTATCATCTCATGAAGATACAATCCAAGGCATTGAACCAGAAACAGATGCGGAGCCTTTACCATCTCCTGCAGAGAGCGGCGAAGCCCCTGAAGATGGAGATGAGTCTAGTGGAAGGCATAGTGGAACGACCCCGGTCTCAATGGACCTTCCTGCTGAGAACTCAAACATTCAAGAGGGTGTAGGAGCGAGTCAGAACGGGATGGAGGTGGAAGTGACCGAGCTTCTTGAGGAAGAGATTGGTAGTGGATTCCCATCAGAGTCTGAACGCCCGTACGAATCCAGCCCTGCACCAGCCATGAGACAAGCCAGTACCCCTCTGATGACTGCAGTGGACAAGAGCAAAGAGTTAGTGGTTTTCTTTAGCTTGAGGGTCACTAACATGATGTTTTCTGATGACCTGTTCAACAAGACCTCCCCGGAGTATAAATCACTGGAGAATACCTTTCTTGAGCTG CTTCTGCCATATCTTCAGTCCAATTTGACTGGATTTAAGCAGCTGGAAATCCTCAACTTCAGGAACGGTAGTGTTGTGGTGAACAGCAGGATGAAACTGGACAAGCCGGTACCTTATAATGTCACGGAGGCTGTGCACTGTGTGCTCGAAGACTTCTGTAATGCAGCATCTAAACGGCTTGACATCGAGATCGACAGTCGCTCCTTGGAAGTGGAACCAG CTGACCAAGCAGACCCCTGCAAGTTCCTGGCCTGCAATGACTTTTCACGCTGCGTGGTGAACAGTTGGACCAATGAGGCGGAGTGTCTGTGTGATCCGGGCTACAGCACCGTGGACGGCCTGCCCTGTCAGAGCACCTGCACTTTGCAGCCAACCTATTGTCTCAATGGGGGCCTGTGTGAAATAATCCCCGGGCACGGAGCAACCTGCAG aTGCCCTGTAGGTAAATACTGGCACTACCATGGAGAACGCTGCAATGAGCTGGTGTCAATGCCGTTAGACCCTCCTCTAATCATAACCTGCCTCGTGGGAAGTCTCTGCCTTGTTTGTGCTGTCATTGGCATTTTGATATTAATTAACAAGAAATGTCTAAAGACCAGAAAGGCTGTAACACTAGT GCACACCCTTGCTCCCTATGCCTTTGAGAATACTTTGAGGGTGAACCCAGTATTTGAAAATGATGACGGTGTCTTAACTCAAGTGTCCACATTGCCATGCCCTTCAAGTTCTGCTTCTTCCCAATCCCAACAGTCTGAGCAAGAACATTTTGCCTCAATTGAGAATATACATCTGAGTATTGAG ATCCCCAGACAACTCTACACAACAAGATCAGAAAAGTTAATCTCAGAAATGGTGGACTTTCATCACTGCATTCCACACAATGAG ACGTGGCGACTTCCAAATGAATACAGAACACGTTGTCTTTTAAGGGCATCAGATAACGAATGTTTTGAAGTAACAGTTCTTTGA
- the impg1b gene encoding interphotoreceptor matrix proteoglycan 1 isoform X1 produces MLHVFEKVPGFKEIRVLGFRSEDVSVRYAVVFNGETELSDDLEETETDEDVNTPKLKHIIVKALNEDPSLPLDIQTLSFKAVTTIHPVAELGMNSVENTVYEDNTAKAPTVDSSPTQSFFPTVAVKENSLEASTIKPETHTFVPFIPNILPEATSAISDESPLMEAVEEESTQDPPEEAGEIIALDKILEATTEPEKEEAEPEVEEMPPTEQDDREPEPVDGVNEENPELQNWDLPPATSDSQPEEVMSGKPGEVNLDVPESTDATVMEVSVIEATVPVSTLSSHEDTIQGIEPETDAEPLPSPAESGEAPEDGDESSGRHSGTTPVSMDLPAENSNIQEGVGASQNGMEVEVTELLEEEIGSGFPSESERPYESSPAPAMRQASTPLMTAVDKSKELVVFFSLRVTNMMFSDDLFNKTSPEYKSLENTFLELLLPYLQSNLTGFKQLEILNFRNGSVVVNSRMKLDKPVPYNVTEAVHCVLEDFCNAASKRLDIEIDSRSLEVEPADQADPCKFLACNDFSRCVVNSWTNEAECLCDPGYSTVDGLPCQSTCTLQPTYCLNGGLCEIIPGHGATCRCPVGKYWHYHGERCNELVSMPLDPPLIITCLVGSLCLVCAVIGILILINKKCLKTRKAVTLVHTLAPYAFENTLRVNPVFENDDGVLTQVSTLPCPSSSASSQSQQSEQEHFASIENIHLSIEIPRQLYTTRSEKLISEMVDFHHCIPHNETWRLPNEYRTRCLLRASDNECFEVTVL; encoded by the exons ATGCTTCATGTGTTTGAAAAAGTTCCAGGATTCAAAGAAATTCGTGTTCTGGGGTTTCG CTCCGAGGATGTGTCTGTGCGCTACGCTGTGGTCTTtaatggagagacagagctcAGTGATGATCTTGAGGAGACGGAGACAGATGAGGATGTAAATACTCCTAAACTGAAGCACATCATTGTAAAGGCCTTAAATGAGGATCCATCACTGCCGCTGGACATACAGACACTCAGCTTTAAGGCTG TAACCACAATTCATCCAGTTGCTGAGCTCGGAATGAACTCTGTTGAGAACACAGTATATGAGGACAACACTGCAAAGGCCCCGACAGTGGACAGCTCTCCCACTCAAAGTTTCTTCCCCACTGTGGCAGTTAAAGAAAACTCTCTGGAAGCTTCTACAATCaaaccagaaacacacacctttgtGCCTTTCATCCCAAACATCCTCCCAGAAGCCACTTCTGCCATCAGTGATGAGTCTCCTTTGATGGAAGCAGTAGAAGAGGAATCCACGCAAGATCCTCCTGAAGAGGCCGGTGAAATTATAGCTCTAGACAAAATACTAGAAGCTACCACAGAGCCggaaaaggaggaggcagagccAGAGGTAGAGGAAATGCCACCAACTGAACAAGACGACAGAG aACCTGAACCAGTTGATGGGGTCAATGAGGAAAATCCAGAGCTACAGAATTGGGATCTTCCCCCAGCAACTTCAGACTCCCAACCTGAAGAAGTGATGAGTGGTAAACCTGGTGAAGTTAACCTTGATGTACCGGAGTCTACAGATGCTACAGTAATGGAAGTATCTGTCATAGAAGCCACAGTTCCAGTCTCCACACTATCATCTCATGAAGATACAATCCAAGGCATTGAACCAGAAACAGATGCGGAGCCTTTACCATCTCCTGCAGAGAGCGGCGAAGCCCCTGAAGATGGAGATGAGTCTAGTGGAAGGCATAGTGGAACGACCCCGGTCTCAATGGACCTTCCTGCTGAGAACTCAAACATTCAAGAGGGTGTAGGAGCGAGTCAGAACGGGATGGAGGTGGAAGTGACCGAGCTTCTTGAGGAAGAGATTGGTAGTGGATTCCCATCAGAGTCTGAACGCCCGTACGAATCCAGCCCTGCACCAGCCATGAGACAAGCCAGTACCCCTCTGATGACTGCAGTGGACAAGAGCAAAGAGTTAGTGGTTTTCTTTAGCTTGAGGGTCACTAACATGATGTTTTCTGATGACCTGTTCAACAAGACCTCCCCGGAGTATAAATCACTGGAGAATACCTTTCTTGAGCTG CTTCTGCCATATCTTCAGTCCAATTTGACTGGATTTAAGCAGCTGGAAATCCTCAACTTCAGGAACGGTAGTGTTGTGGTGAACAGCAGGATGAAACTGGACAAGCCGGTACCTTATAATGTCACGGAGGCTGTGCACTGTGTGCTCGAAGACTTCTGTAATGCAGCATCTAAACGGCTTGACATCGAGATCGACAGTCGCTCCTTGGAAGTGGAACCAG CTGACCAAGCAGACCCCTGCAAGTTCCTGGCCTGCAATGACTTTTCACGCTGCGTGGTGAACAGTTGGACCAATGAGGCGGAGTGTCTGTGTGATCCGGGCTACAGCACCGTGGACGGCCTGCCCTGTCAGAGCACCTGCACTTTGCAGCCAACCTATTGTCTCAATGGGGGCCTGTGTGAAATAATCCCCGGGCACGGAGCAACCTGCAG aTGCCCTGTAGGTAAATACTGGCACTACCATGGAGAACGCTGCAATGAGCTGGTGTCAATGCCGTTAGACCCTCCTCTAATCATAACCTGCCTCGTGGGAAGTCTCTGCCTTGTTTGTGCTGTCATTGGCATTTTGATATTAATTAACAAGAAATGTCTAAAGACCAGAAAGGCTGTAACACTAGT GCACACCCTTGCTCCCTATGCCTTTGAGAATACTTTGAGGGTGAACCCAGTATTTGAAAATGATGACGGTGTCTTAACTCAAGTGTCCACATTGCCATGCCCTTCAAGTTCTGCTTCTTCCCAATCCCAACAGTCTGAGCAAGAACATTTTGCCTCAATTGAGAATATACATCTGAGTATTGAG ATCCCCAGACAACTCTACACAACAAGATCAGAAAAGTTAATCTCAGAAATGGTGGACTTTCATCACTGCATTCCACACAATGAG ACGTGGCGACTTCCAAATGAATACAGAACACGTTGTCTTTTAAGGGCATCAGATAACGAATGTTTTGAAGTAACAGTTCTTTGA
- the impg1b gene encoding interphotoreceptor matrix proteoglycan 1 isoform X3 produces MLHVFEKVPGFKEIRVLGFRSEDVSVRYAVVFNGETELSDDLEETETDEDVNTPKLKHIIVKALNEDPSLPLDIQTLSFKAVTTIHPVAELGMNSVENTVYEDNTAKAPTVDSSPTQSFFPTVAVKENSLEASTIKPETHTFVPFIPNILPEATSAISDESPLMEAVEEESTQDPPEEAGEIIALDKILEATTEPEKEEAEPEVEEMPPTEQDDREPEPVDGVNEENPELQNWDLPPATSDSQPEEVMSGKPGEVNLDVPESTDATVMEVSVIEATVPVSTLSSHEDTIQGIEPETDAEPLPSPAESGEAPEDGDESSGRHSGTTPVSMDLPAENSNIQEGVGASQNGMEVEVTELLEEEIGSGFPSESERPYESSPAPAMRQASTPLMTAVDKSKELVVFFSLRVTNMMFSDDLFNKTSPEYKSLENTFLELLLPYLQSNLTGFKQLEILNFRNGSVVVNSRMKLDKPVPYNVTEAVHCVLEDFCNAASKRLDIEIDSRSLEVEPADQADPCKFLACNDFSRCVVNSWTNEAECLCDPGYSTVDGLPCQSTCTLQPTYCLNGGLCEIIPGHGATCRCPVGKYWHYHGERCNELVSMPLDPPLIITCLVGSLCLVCAVIGILILINKKCLKTRKAVTLVSPDNSTQQDQKS; encoded by the exons ATGCTTCATGTGTTTGAAAAAGTTCCAGGATTCAAAGAAATTCGTGTTCTGGGGTTTCG CTCCGAGGATGTGTCTGTGCGCTACGCTGTGGTCTTtaatggagagacagagctcAGTGATGATCTTGAGGAGACGGAGACAGATGAGGATGTAAATACTCCTAAACTGAAGCACATCATTGTAAAGGCCTTAAATGAGGATCCATCACTGCCGCTGGACATACAGACACTCAGCTTTAAGGCTG TAACCACAATTCATCCAGTTGCTGAGCTCGGAATGAACTCTGTTGAGAACACAGTATATGAGGACAACACTGCAAAGGCCCCGACAGTGGACAGCTCTCCCACTCAAAGTTTCTTCCCCACTGTGGCAGTTAAAGAAAACTCTCTGGAAGCTTCTACAATCaaaccagaaacacacacctttgtGCCTTTCATCCCAAACATCCTCCCAGAAGCCACTTCTGCCATCAGTGATGAGTCTCCTTTGATGGAAGCAGTAGAAGAGGAATCCACGCAAGATCCTCCTGAAGAGGCCGGTGAAATTATAGCTCTAGACAAAATACTAGAAGCTACCACAGAGCCggaaaaggaggaggcagagccAGAGGTAGAGGAAATGCCACCAACTGAACAAGACGACAGAG aACCTGAACCAGTTGATGGGGTCAATGAGGAAAATCCAGAGCTACAGAATTGGGATCTTCCCCCAGCAACTTCAGACTCCCAACCTGAAGAAGTGATGAGTGGTAAACCTGGTGAAGTTAACCTTGATGTACCGGAGTCTACAGATGCTACAGTAATGGAAGTATCTGTCATAGAAGCCACAGTTCCAGTCTCCACACTATCATCTCATGAAGATACAATCCAAGGCATTGAACCAGAAACAGATGCGGAGCCTTTACCATCTCCTGCAGAGAGCGGCGAAGCCCCTGAAGATGGAGATGAGTCTAGTGGAAGGCATAGTGGAACGACCCCGGTCTCAATGGACCTTCCTGCTGAGAACTCAAACATTCAAGAGGGTGTAGGAGCGAGTCAGAACGGGATGGAGGTGGAAGTGACCGAGCTTCTTGAGGAAGAGATTGGTAGTGGATTCCCATCAGAGTCTGAACGCCCGTACGAATCCAGCCCTGCACCAGCCATGAGACAAGCCAGTACCCCTCTGATGACTGCAGTGGACAAGAGCAAAGAGTTAGTGGTTTTCTTTAGCTTGAGGGTCACTAACATGATGTTTTCTGATGACCTGTTCAACAAGACCTCCCCGGAGTATAAATCACTGGAGAATACCTTTCTTGAGCTG CTTCTGCCATATCTTCAGTCCAATTTGACTGGATTTAAGCAGCTGGAAATCCTCAACTTCAGGAACGGTAGTGTTGTGGTGAACAGCAGGATGAAACTGGACAAGCCGGTACCTTATAATGTCACGGAGGCTGTGCACTGTGTGCTCGAAGACTTCTGTAATGCAGCATCTAAACGGCTTGACATCGAGATCGACAGTCGCTCCTTGGAAGTGGAACCAG CTGACCAAGCAGACCCCTGCAAGTTCCTGGCCTGCAATGACTTTTCACGCTGCGTGGTGAACAGTTGGACCAATGAGGCGGAGTGTCTGTGTGATCCGGGCTACAGCACCGTGGACGGCCTGCCCTGTCAGAGCACCTGCACTTTGCAGCCAACCTATTGTCTCAATGGGGGCCTGTGTGAAATAATCCCCGGGCACGGAGCAACCTGCAG aTGCCCTGTAGGTAAATACTGGCACTACCATGGAGAACGCTGCAATGAGCTGGTGTCAATGCCGTTAGACCCTCCTCTAATCATAACCTGCCTCGTGGGAAGTCTCTGCCTTGTTTGTGCTGTCATTGGCATTTTGATATTAATTAACAAGAAATGTCTAAAGACCAGAAAGGCTGTAACACTAGT ATCCCCAGACAACTCTACACAACAAGATCAGAAAAGTTAA